The following coding sequences are from one uncultured Fibrobacter sp. window:
- a CDS encoding glycosyltransferase produces the protein MITRTQDEVTAKWPANEKPLVSIRCTAFNHEKFIAQCLEGFLIQETDFPFEVCVHDDASSDNTAKIIQEYAEKYPKIIKPLIETENQYSKNDGSFTRIVNSMLNSKYIAVCEGDDFWTDPQKLQRQISYLESHPDCSAVIHRCMKLNDRTGNIEGLFPKFETARDIPTEEIILGGGGFFGTNTIVYHTEIKNFYAEEYWDVSPVGDFPLILSCAYAGRVHYMPEAMSVYRIFSQGSWSSSTLIGKQAFAKRSAHIEGCEKSLRSYDKFTKYQYSKAIQEKIDLNNFNLYWDYGMWTKLKTTSHYQKRSLIGKMKALYHCISCHGPMKFISELLFKSSGK, from the coding sequence ATGATAACCCGAACCCAAGATGAAGTGACAGCCAAATGGCCTGCAAACGAGAAACCTCTCGTGAGCATCCGTTGCACTGCGTTCAATCACGAAAAATTCATCGCACAGTGTCTAGAGGGGTTCCTAATCCAAGAAACGGACTTTCCATTCGAAGTTTGTGTACACGACGACGCCTCCTCGGACAACACCGCCAAAATCATCCAGGAATACGCTGAAAAATATCCCAAGATTATAAAGCCCCTGATAGAAACAGAAAATCAGTATTCCAAGAACGACGGCAGTTTCACCAGAATCGTCAATTCGATGCTGAACAGCAAATATATTGCCGTATGCGAAGGGGACGACTTCTGGACCGATCCGCAAAAGTTACAGCGTCAAATAAGTTATCTAGAATCGCACCCTGATTGTTCTGCGGTCATTCACCGCTGCATGAAACTCAACGACAGAACAGGCAATATCGAAGGGCTATTCCCCAAATTCGAAACAGCGCGCGACATCCCCACCGAAGAAATAATTTTAGGGGGCGGCGGCTTTTTCGGCACGAACACCATTGTCTATCATACCGAAATCAAGAATTTCTATGCCGAAGAATATTGGGACGTAAGCCCTGTCGGCGATTTCCCCTTAATATTGTCTTGTGCATACGCTGGCAGAGTTCATTATATGCCCGAGGCCATGTCTGTGTACCGGATTTTCAGCCAAGGTTCATGGTCCAGTTCCACTTTAATCGGGAAACAGGCTTTCGCGAAGAGATCGGCCCATATAGAAGGTTGTGAAAAATCGCTTCGCAGCTACGACAAATTCACTAAATATCAATATTCCAAAGCCATCCAAGAAAAAATAGACCTCAACAACTTCAATTTGTATTGGGATTATGGGATGTGGACAAAATTAAAGACGACATCCCATTACCAAAAGCGTTCGCTCATCGGGAAAATGAAAGCATTGTACCATTGCATATCTTGCCATGGCCCAATGAAGTTTATTTCAGAATTATTGTTCAAGTCCAGCGGGAAGTGA
- the aepX gene encoding phosphoenolpyruvate mutase, with translation MAKTVYLGMIGDIMHPGLINIINEGAKYGDVIIGLFTDKAIATHKRLPYLNYEQRKNVIENIKGVSKIVPQDEWSYVENLKKYKPDYIIHGDDWLYGPDKYIRDEVFKVMESLGGKVIEIPYTQGITSTGLKKEIESLGTTPQARLSSLRRLIAAKPIVRILESHNGLTGLIAEHTSVEVNGCVREFDGMWSSSLTDSTSKGKPDIEAVDLTTRLHDLNDTLEVTTKPVIFDGDTGGKVEHFGFTVRTLERLGISAVIIEDKVGLKQNSLFGTDAIQTQDTIEGFCTKIRAGKDAQVTNDFMVISRCESLIAGKPVDDALERCHAYVAAGTDGIMIHSKDKSGEDIKEFCKRFREKDAHTPIVAVPTTYNQFTEEELATWGINVVIYANHMLRSAYPAMVKCAESILTHSRSLEASNDYCMPIKQILNLIPGTMKK, from the coding sequence ATGGCAAAGACTGTTTATCTAGGAATGATTGGTGACATTATGCACCCGGGCCTCATCAATATCATCAATGAAGGGGCCAAGTATGGCGACGTGATAATTGGGCTTTTTACGGACAAGGCGATAGCGACGCATAAGCGTCTTCCGTACTTGAACTACGAACAGCGCAAGAATGTCATCGAGAATATCAAGGGCGTTTCGAAAATTGTTCCCCAGGACGAGTGGAGCTACGTAGAGAATCTGAAAAAATACAAGCCGGACTACATCATCCATGGCGATGACTGGCTTTATGGCCCGGACAAATATATCCGTGACGAGGTATTCAAGGTCATGGAATCCTTGGGCGGGAAGGTCATCGAGATTCCCTATACGCAGGGCATCACTTCGACTGGGCTTAAAAAAGAAATTGAATCGCTGGGTACGACCCCGCAGGCAAGGCTTTCTTCGCTGCGTCGTCTGATTGCGGCCAAGCCGATTGTCCGCATTCTGGAATCCCACAACGGGCTTACGGGCCTTATCGCAGAACATACGAGCGTGGAAGTCAACGGCTGCGTCCGCGAGTTCGACGGTATGTGGTCTTCTTCGCTGACCGACTCCACGAGCAAGGGCAAACCGGACATCGAGGCCGTGGACCTCACGACCCGCTTGCACGACTTGAACGACACGCTCGAAGTGACGACCAAGCCGGTCATTTTTGACGGTGACACGGGTGGAAAGGTGGAGCATTTCGGTTTCACGGTCCGCACGCTCGAACGCCTCGGCATTTCGGCGGTCATCATCGAAGACAAGGTTGGCCTCAAGCAGAACTCCCTGTTCGGGACGGATGCCATCCAGACGCAGGACACTATTGAAGGCTTCTGCACCAAGATCCGTGCAGGCAAGGATGCCCAGGTCACGAACGACTTCATGGTGATTTCCCGCTGCGAATCGCTCATTGCGGGCAAGCCTGTGGACGATGCCCTTGAACGCTGCCATGCCTACGTGGCTGCCGGTACCGACGGTATCATGATTCACTCCAAGGACAAGAGCGGCGAAGACATCAAGGAATTCTGCAAGCGCTTCCGCGAGAAAGACGCGCATACGCCGATTGTCGCCGTACCCACGACTTACAACCAGTTTACCGAAGAAGAACTGGCGACTTGGGGTATCAACGTCGTTATCTATGCAAACCACATGTTGAGGTCTGCCTACCCGGCAATGGTGAAGTGCGCCGAATCAATCCTTACGCACAGCCGTAGCCTCGAGGCTTCGAACGACTACTGCATGCCCATCAAGCAGATTTTGAACCTCATTCCCGGAACGATGAAGAAGTAA